Genomic window (Syntrophales bacterium):
GCAGAAATAGAGGCGTTTTCCCGAGATGTCGTCGATGATCTCGTCGAGGTACGTGTCCGTGGCACCGCACCGCTCGCAGGCCTTCCCGCGGAAGTCCTCGACCCGGAACCGGTAGTCCTCGAATTCCAGGGGCTCGACGGGCGTATGGGGCGGAACGGCGTAGATCCGCTTTTCGCGGCCCGCCCCGAAGAGAAACAGCGTCTCGGCCATGTGGAGCTTGGGGATGTCCCAGCGGGGAATCGGGCTCGGGTCCATGACGTAGTGGCCGTTCACCGTGACGGGATAGCGGTAGCCGATAGTGATCTCGTCGAACTTCACGATGTCCTCGTACAGGAAGAGCCACATGCGGCTGTAGTCCGCCTCGGCATGCATGCGCCGCGTCACCGCTTCCGACGGCTCCACCTCGCGCAGCGCCTCGGGATAGGGGACCTGGAGCACCAGGATCTGGTCTTCCGTCATGGGCTCCTCGGGAATGCGGTGGCGCGTCTGGATGAGGGTCGCCTCGCGGGCGTCCGTCGTCGTCTTCACGCCCGTCACGGTGTTGACGAAGCGCTTGATGTTGACGGCGTTCACGCTCCCGTCGCAGCCCTGGTCGATGACCTTGAGCACGTCCTCCGGGAGGA
Coding sequences:
- a CDS encoding alpha-D-ribose 1-methylphosphonate 5-phosphate C-P-lyase PhnJ, giving the protein MNLGEWISVNSRSGRRGRLDYNFAFLDDVSKREVRRKILKAVAIPGYQVPFASRELPVARGWGTGGLQVTLSIILPEDVLKVIDQGCDGSVNAVNIKRFVNTVTGVKTTTDAREATLIQTRHRIPEEPMTEDQILVLQVPYPEALREVEPSEAVTRRMHAEADYSRMWLFLYEDIVKFDEITIGYRYPVTVNGHYVMDPSPIPRWDIPKLHMAETLFLFGAGREKRIYAVPPHTPVEPLEFEDYRFRVEDFRGKACERCGATDTYLDEIIDDISGKRLYFCSDTGYCDKRCRR